A stretch of Arachis hypogaea cultivar Tifrunner chromosome 15, arahy.Tifrunner.gnm2.J5K5, whole genome shotgun sequence DNA encodes these proteins:
- the LOC112749479 gene encoding AAA-ATPase At2g18193: MALYTKNVSSYFTGIPSASSWFELYAAFSTFMMLLRTAINDMLPRQLRNLITTKLESFFAKFQSGNQVSLKIDRSWDRTSGKNRNELYHAAHEYLPSRINRTYKTLKVGKLEDCKNLVLAVDGNHEVVDEFEGSKFTWMLDEKTEKDSSKPKYTFILSFHEKQREKAMERYIPHVLRTYEAMKAEQKIVKIYSRSCDYWEQSELTHPATFDTLALDPELKKSIIDDLDRFLRRKELYKRVGKPWKRGYLLYGPPGTGKSSLVAAIANYLKFDVYDLELNSVFSNSDLMRAIRNTSNRSIIVIEDIDCNKEVQPRSATEGLSNPQDSECDKDGFGKGKGFTLSGLLNYMDGLWSSCGEERIMVFTTNHKERIDGALLRPGRMDMHINLSFLKGKGFRVLASNYLGLDGHHPLFQQIDDLLEKTEVTPAVVAEHLMRYEDPHHSLEAIVKFLTQMDAQNQVELQFTSTTTTTQST; this comes from the coding sequence ATGGCATTATACACAAAAAACGTTTCTTCTTATTTCACAGGCATTCCATCAGCATCATCATGGTTCGAGCTATATGCTGCCTTCTCCACCTTCATGATGCTTCTCAGAACAGCAATCAACGACATGCTTCCTCGTCAACTTCGTAACTTGATCACCACAAAGCTCGAATCTTTCTTCGCCAAGTTCCAGTCCGGCAACCAAGTCTCCCTCAAGATCGACCGCAGTTGGGACAGAACCTCCGGCAAGAACCGCAACGAACTCTACCATGCCGCACACGAATACCTTCCTTCAAGGATCAACAGAACCTACAAGACACTCAAAGTTGGCAAGCTTGAAGACTGCAAGAACCTCGTGCTTGCCGTTGATGGAAACCATGAAGTTGTGGATGAATTTGAAGGAAGCAAGTTCACGTGGATGCTCGATGAGAAAACCGAGAAGGATTCCTCCAAGCCCAAGTACACATTCATATTGAGCTTCCATGAGAAGCAGAGAGAGAAAGCCATGGAGAGGTACATACCTCATGTGCTGAGAACCTACGAGGCCATGAAAGCGGAGCAGAAGATTGTTAAAATCTACTCCAGGTCTTGTGATTACTGGGAACAGAGTGAGTTAACTCACCCTGCTACTTTTGACACGCTTGCCTTGGATCCTGAGTTGAAGAAATCCATCATTGATGACTTGGATCGGTTCTTGAGGAGGAAGGAGCTGTACAAGAGAGTCGGGAAGCCATGGAAACGGGGATACCTCTTGTACGGACCTCCAGGAACTGGGAAATCTAGCTTGGTTGCGGCCATTGCTAACTACTTGAAGTTCGATGTGTATGATTTGGAGCTTAACTCTGTTTTCTCCAACTCGGATCTCATGAGAGCAATTAGGAACACATCAAACCGTTCCATTATTGTGATTGAAGACATTGATTGTAACAAAGAGGTGCAGCCTCGATCAGCAACGGAAGGCCTTTCAAATCCCCAAGATTCAGAGTGTGACAAGGACGGGTTCGGGAAGGGAAAGGGGTTTACACTCTCTGGTTTGCTGAACTACATGGATGGGTTGTGGTCAAGCTGTGGAGAAGAGAGGATCATGGTGTTCACCACAAACCACAAAGAGAGGATTGATGGGGCGTTGCTGAGGCCGGGTCGCATGGACATGCACATCAACTTGTCATTTCTTAAGGGTAAAGGCTTCAGAGTCTTGGCTTCCAATTATCTTGGACTTGATGGCCATCACCCTCTCTTTCAGCAGATCGATGACTTGTTGGAAAAAACAGAGGTCACCCCTGCAGTTGTGGCTGAGCACCTTATGAGATACGAGGACCCTCATCATTCTTTGGAAGCAATTGTCAAATTCCTCACACAGATGGACGCGCAGAATCAAGTGGAGTTGCAATTCacttctactactactactacacaATCAACTTAG
- the LOC112749480 gene encoding putative disease resistance protein At1g50180: MAEVAVTIVVEKLAELLVQQAAEAVSEVECPEGVREQVGKLKNELAWMQGFLKDADAKQSNERVRIWVSEIRDLAFEAEELIDTYMYKAAMHTRHLDKLLRPLHMYKLARRIDRIMSKIKDVSARREAYGVRGESREDINLTSIESLRHWRQPSPYSEEEYVIELEDDIELLLSQLLAVEPRNHVVSIVGMGGLGKTTLAKKLYNHRSVVNHFECKAWVYVSKEYRRRDVLQAILRDVDASSRDEADRLERLPEEELVNKLHSVLDEKRYMVVLDDIWGMEVWDGLKSAFPRRKMGSKILLTTRKWEVALHADATSSPHHLRTLTEDESYSLLCNKVFIPPELESLAREIVVKCEGLPFGLARSPWTCPHRRRQCSVGRLPDDSGLDFRGVVGARQVVDCRAGMCEVPSSSRGKGGCHLQRHSDAQVNEVCRQERGDVICDVPWGKGESFPLYTMSGVGPTRIGPLSLGRSPTAMNELSGTRIRVGCGAHHP; encoded by the coding sequence ATGGCGGAGGTTGCGGTTACAATTGTAGTTGAAAAGCTAGCAGAACTGCTGGTCCAGCAAGCAGCGGAGGCAGTTTCAGAGGTGGAATGCCCAGAGGGGGTGAGGGAGCAAGTAGGGAAGCTCAAGAACGAACTGGCATGGATGCAGGGCTTCCTCAAGGACGCAGACGCTAAGCAAAGCAACGAGCGTGTTCGCATCTGGGTCTCTGAAATCAGGGACTTGGCCTTCGAAGCCGAGGAGCTCATTGACACCTACATGTACAAGGCAGCCATGCACACCCGCCATCTGGACAAGCTTCTAAGACCCCTCCACATGTACAAGCTTGCAAGGAGAATTGACAGGATCATGTCCAAGATCAAGGACGTCTCCGCCAGGCGCGAAGCTTATGGCGTCCGAGGCGAATCGCGCGAGGATATTAACCTCACTAGTATTGAGAGTTTGAGGCACTGGAGGCAGCCATCGCCTTACTCGGAAGAAGAGTATGTTATTGAACTTGAAGATGACATTGAGCTGCTGCTGTCTCAGCTTCTTGCCGTGGAGCCAAGGAACCATGTAGTTTCCATAGTTGGCATGGGGGGTTTGGGAAAAACCACCTTAGCCAAGAAGCTTTACAATCACAGAAGCGTGGTGAACCACTTTGAGTGCAAAGCATGGGTGTATGTGTCGAAGGAGTACAGAAGAAGGGATGTTCTGCAAGCGATTCTGAGGGATGTGGATGCTTCAAGCAGAGATGAGGCTGACAGGTTGGAGAGGTTGCCGGAGGAAGAATTGGTGAACAAGCTTCACAGTGTGTTGGATGAGAAGAGGTACATGGTGGTTCTTGATGACATTTGGGGAATGGAGGTTTGGGACGGCTTGAAGTCTGCATTTCCAAGGAGGAAGATGGGGAGTAAGATATTGCTGACAACTCGGAAATGGGAAGTTGCTTTGCATGCCGATGCGACTAGCAGTCCTCATCATCTGAGGACACTGACAGAAGATGAGAGCTACAGTTTGCTATGCAACAAGGTCTTCATCCCTCCGGAGTTGGAGAGCCTTGCAAGGGAGATTGTGGTGAAGTGTGAGGGTCTGCCCTTCGGACTAGCACGAAGTCCATGGACatgtccccacagacggcgccaatgttcggtaggtcggttacCGGACGATTCGGGTTTGGACTTCCGGGGAGTGGTAGGGGCTCGTCAGGTCGTGGACTGCCGGGCTGGTATGTGCGAGGTCCCGAGCTCTTCACGCGGAaaaggggggtgtcacctgcaaagacactccgatgcccaAGTCAATGAAGTGTGCAGGCAAGAAAGGGGTGATGtgatatgtgacgtaccttgggggaagggcgaATCCTTCCCCTTATATACTATGTCAGGGGTGGGCCCTACAAGGATAGGCCCACTTTCTCTGGGACGTTCTCCCACAGCCATGAATGAGCTGTCCGGGACGCGTATCCGGGTCGGTTGTGGGGCGCATCACCCGTGA
- the LOC112747905 gene encoding uncharacterized protein, with protein MYWYDPTIPSYEAGLHPIYGDKEIREMCDKKKEDRKIDELCLFFDHSIIKDANFEEEDDMNLGQGDAVKDNMNQEDNDKDNEADVFSNEPISDNDSYESAEDEAYKPPPSGFEDDTDDSYDSYEDERLMKKTKRKSGKIDKKAKEAKKKDDEEVGDEGGCDGVCVVLNLSILELEGVRVGPTGVEASNSVSAFVQNAIYSNRITIFSKSYCPYCLRAKRIFADLNEHPFVVELDLRDDGYQIQSVLLDLVGRSTVPQVFVNGKHIGGSDDLRAAAQSGELQKLLSST; from the exons ATGTATTGGTATGATCCAACAATTCCTAGTTATGAAGCAGGCCTACATCCTATATATGGAGACAAAGAAATTAGAGAGATGTGTGACAAGAAGAAGGAGGATAGAAAGATAGATGAATTGTGCCTGTTCTTTGATCATTCAATTATAAAAGATGCTAATTTTGAGGAAGAAGATGACATGAATTTGGGTCAGGGAGATGCTGTTAAAGATAACATGAATCAGGAAGACAATGATAAGGACAATGAAGCTGATGTCTTTTCTAATGAACCAATTTCTGACAATGATAGCTATGAAAGTGCTGAAGACGAGGCGTATAAACCCCCACCTTCAGGCTTTGAGGATGACACCGATGATAGCTATGATAGCTATGAAGATGAAAGactcatgaagaaaacaaagagaaaaagtgGCAAAATAGATAAGAAAG CGAAAGAAGCTAAGAAGAAAGACGATGAGGAGGTCGGGGATGAGGGTGGTTGCGACGGTGTCTGTGTTGTCCTTAATCTTTCTATATTGGAACTGGAGGGGGTGAGGGTGGGACCCACTGGAGTGGAAGCGTCGAATTCCGTGTCTGCCTTTGTTCAGAACGCTATCTACTCCAACCGCATCACCATCTTCTCCAAATCCTATTGCCC GTATTGTTTGCGTGCCAAACGCATCTTTGCTGATCTGAACGAACACCCTTTTGTGGTCGAGCTTGATCTCCGAG atGATGGGTATCAAATTCAGAGTGTGCTTCTTGATTTGGTTGGTAGAAGCACTGTCCCACAAGTATTTGTCAATGGAAAACATATTGGTGGATCAGATG ATCTCAGAGCTGCAGCACAGAGCGGTGAATTGCAGAAACTTCTCAGTTCAACTTGA
- the LOC112749481 gene encoding probable methyltransferase PMT27, translating into MALFKSRNSRRSSSSPSYVSTLTILVFIGLCIFGVWMLSSNSVVSPDDETSTRTAIDTTDTETVADDIADDTITEDKKDKRDTVTPVFGDNPGHLPEDAIKSGDHKHDGQSQQHTAAITDSQISEESSITQKEQAASVVSEVGSEHATTNVEEVTSKALDVKMEEEEANREQLKEEKGEMGKTRETDGGEGAKKKKKKKKKKEKEKAWSTQADESKRQKGESKGGEGSEDQLTWQVCNTTAGADYIPCLDNEKAIKRLRSTKHFEHRERHCPEDAPTCLVPLPQGYKKPVEWPHSREKIWYHNVPHVKLAQVKGHQNWVKVSGEYLTFPGGGTQFIHGALHYIDFLQQAEAGIGWGKHTRVILDVGCGVGSFGGYLFERDVIAMSLAPKDEHEAQVQFALERGIPAISAVMGSQRLPFPSRAFDLLHCARCRVPWHADGGMLLLELNRLLRPGGYFVWSATPVYQKLPEDVHIWEEMTALTKTMCWELVTINKDELNRVGAAFFRKPTSNQCYEQREQNQPPLCKDDDDPNAAWYVPLQACMHKVPVNKAERGAKWPEAWPARLHKTPYWLNDSETGIYGKPASQDFAADNDRWKNVVDELSNAGITWSGVRNIMDMRAVYGGFAAALKDLPVWVFNVVNVDAPDTLPIIYERGLFGIYHDWCESFSTYPRTYDILHADHLFSKLKERCKLVPVMAEVDRILRPEGKLIVRDEASTIGEIEALLKSLQWEITVSKKQEGFLCAKKGHWRPDSIASS; encoded by the exons ATGGCACTGTTCAAGTCACGGAACAGTAGGAGATCATCTTCATCTCCATCTTACGTATCAACCTTAACAATATTGGTTTTCATTGGACTATGCATCTTTGGCGTTTGGATGCTCAGCTCCAACTCCGTCGTCTCCCCCGATGACGAAACTTCCACCCGCACCGCCATTGATACCACCGACACCGAAACTGTCGCCGATGACATCGCTGATGACACAATAACAGAAGACAAAAAGGACAAGAGAGATACTGTAACTCCGGTTTTCGGTGACAACCCCGGCCATCTCCCTGAGGATGCCATCAAGTCCGGCGACCACAAACACGATGGACAAAGCCAACAGCACACTGCTGCCATTACTGACTCTCAGATATCCGAGGAAAGCTCCATAACGCAAAAGGAACAAGCTGCATCTGTAGTAAGTGAGGTAGGTTCAGAACATGCTACCACGAATGTGGAAGAGGTAACTAGCAAGGCCCTAGATGTTAAAATGGAGGAGGAGGAAGCAAATCGAGAGCAGTTGAAGGAAGAGAAGGGAGAGATGGGAAAGACGAGAGAGACAGATGGAGGCGAGggagcaaagaagaagaagaaaaagaagaagaaaaaggagaaagagaaagcatgGTCGACGCAGGCAGATGAGTCGAAGAGGCAGAAGGGAGAGTCAAAGGGCGGAGAGGGGAGCGAAGATCAGCTGACGTGGCAAGTGTGCAACACGACGGCAGGTGCGGACTACATACCGTGTTTGGATAACGAGAAGGCCATAAAGAGACTTCGCAGCACGAAGCACTTTGAGCACAGGGAAAGGCATTGCCCTGAGGATGCACCTACTTGCCTTGTTCCTCTTCCCCAAGGTTACAAGAAACCCGTGGAATGGCCTCACAGCAGGGAAAAG ATATGGTACCACAACGTGCCACACGTAAAGCTAGCGCAGGTGAAGGGGCACCAGAATTGGGTGAAGGTGTCGGGTGAATACTTAACATTCCCTGGAGGCGGAACCCAGTTCATTCATGGAGCCCTCCACTACATTGATTTTCTTCAGCAG GCTGAAGCTGGGATTGGATGGGGGAAGCATACTCGGGTGATATTGGATGTTGGATGTGGGGTTGGAAGTTTTGGAGGATACTTGTTCGAAAGAGATGTTATTGCCATGTCTTTGGCGCCAAAAGACGAACATGAAGCGCAAGTTCAGTTCGCCCTCGAGCGAGGGATACCCGCCATATCTGCTGTCATGGGTTCTCAGAGGCTCCCATTCCCTAGCCGTGCCTTTGATCTCCTGCATTGTGCGCGTTGTCGTGTACCTTGGCATGCTGACG GTGGTATGTTGCTCTTGGAATTGAATCGACTTCTGCGCCCAGGGGGTTATTTCGTGTGGTCTGCTACTCCTGTATACCAGAAGCTACCAGAAGATGTTCACATATGGGAGG AAATGACTGCACTCACAAAGACCATGTGCTGGGAACTTGTCACTATCAACAAGGATGAACTAAACCGTGTTGGTGCTGCCTTTTTTCGCAAACCAACTTCCAATCAATGCTACGAGCAAAGAGAACAGAACCAACCTCCCTTGTGCAAGGATGATGATGATCCGAATGCTGCTTG GTATGTACCTCTACAGGCTTGTATGCACAAGGTGCCTGTTAACAAGGCTGAGAGAGGAGCCAAATGGCCGGAAGCTTGGCCTGCTCGGTTGCACAAAACTCCATATTGGCTAAACGATTCGGAGACGGGGATCTATGGAAAACCGGCTTCTCAAGATTTTGCAGCGGACAATGATCGCTGGAAGAATGTTGTGGATGAGCTGAGTAATGCTGGTATAACTTGGTCTGGCGTGAGAAACATCATGGACATGCGAGCTGTTTATGGGGG ATTTGCAGCAGCTTTGAAAGATCTCCCTGTTTGGGTATTCAATGTGGTGAACGTAGATGCACCAGACACACTTCCTATCATCTATGAGAGGGGTCTGTTTGGGATATACCATGACTGGTGTGAATCCTTTAGCACCTATCCACGAACTTATGATATTTTGCATGCAGATCATCTTTTCTCAAAGCTTAAGGAGAG GTGCAAACTTGTTCCTGTCATGGCAGAGGTTGACAGAATACTCAGACCGGAGGGTAAATTGATTGTTCGTGATGAAGCTAGCACCATTGGAGAAATAGAGGCTTTGTTAAAATCCCTGCAGTGGGAAATAACCGTCTCCAAAAAACAAGAGGGTTTTCTATGTGCAAAGAAAGGCCATTGGAGACCCGACAGTATAGCTTCGTCCTGA